In Anaerolineae bacterium, a single genomic region encodes these proteins:
- a CDS encoding NAD-dependent deacylase, whose product MEAAAIIGRSQRLVVLTGAGISKESGVPTFRDKDDGLWHRYDPAELATPEAFQRDPRLVWEWYAYRREIVRKAAPNPGHYALAELEDLLPHVVLITQNVDDLHQRAGSSDVIPLHGAIMGSRCTASCRGVPTAFSGDAPVEDGLPRCPYCGALARPDVVWFGENLPAEALLRAMIVTQEADVMLVVGTSGVVQPVAALPSLAFRAGATLIEINPAASAITSLAALWLDGPAGEILPQLVAIIRARRGGQGQ is encoded by the coding sequence ATGGAGGCAGCCGCGATCATTGGTCGCAGCCAGCGACTGGTCGTCCTGACAGGGGCGGGCATCAGCAAGGAAAGCGGCGTGCCGACCTTCCGGGATAAGGACGATGGCCTGTGGCACAGGTACGATCCAGCTGAACTGGCGACGCCGGAAGCGTTCCAGCGCGATCCCAGGCTGGTGTGGGAGTGGTACGCCTACCGGCGCGAGATAGTGCGGAAGGCGGCGCCGAATCCAGGACATTATGCCCTGGCTGAACTGGAGGACCTGTTGCCGCATGTGGTGCTAATCACCCAGAATGTGGACGATCTGCACCAGCGGGCAGGCAGCAGCGATGTCATCCCTCTGCACGGTGCAATCATGGGCAGCCGGTGTACTGCCAGTTGCCGGGGAGTGCCGACGGCTTTCAGCGGTGATGCGCCGGTCGAGGATGGCCTGCCGCGTTGTCCTTACTGTGGCGCGCTGGCGCGGCCTGATGTCGTCTGGTTTGGCGAAAATCTGCCCGCCGAGGCGCTGTTGCGGGCGATGATCGTGACGCAGGAGGCAGATGTCATGCTGGTTGTGGGGACATCCGGCGTGGTGCAGCCGGTCGCCGCGTTGCCCTCGCTGGCCTTCCGCGCCGGGGCAACCCTGATCGAGATCAACCCTGCGGCCAGCGCGATCACCTCGCTGGCCGCGCTGTGGCTTGATGGCCCTGCCGGGGAGATTCTCCCGCAGCTGGTGGCGATCATCCGGGCCAGGCGAGGGGGACAGGGGCAATGA